The following coding sequences lie in one Bacteroidales bacterium genomic window:
- a CDS encoding toxin-antitoxin system YwqK family antitoxin, producing the protein MKHRHFVFTILFILLAGYLHAQQTKNQRDAQGRKQGYWEAVDKKGFPVYTGYFKDDKPVGEMKRYHPEGGGIRVIMQYSQDGEKAYSRFYGLNGKLAAEGNYVQTKRDSIWTFYNYHTGNLSYKTGYRMGMRQGKSQAFYPGGSVAEEVSWNNDLKDGPWKQYFESGQLKLSATYKKDMLEGSFLLYFPDGKKQTDGKYLNGRPDGNWLRYNENGSVAITIKYKNGIIANYDELTEAQQEIFKKMEETKIKEPTIEEMMREAQKANR; encoded by the coding sequence ATGAAGCATAGGCACTTTGTTTTTACGATATTATTCATTTTACTTGCGGGATATTTGCATGCCCAGCAAACAAAGAACCAACGTGATGCACAAGGCCGCAAACAGGGTTACTGGGAAGCTGTTGACAAAAAGGGCTTTCCGGTGTATACCGGTTATTTTAAAGATGACAAGCCTGTCGGAGAGATGAAACGATATCATCCTGAAGGGGGTGGGATTCGGGTAATCATGCAATACAGTCAAGACGGGGAAAAAGCTTATTCCCGGTTTTACGGATTGAATGGAAAACTGGCTGCCGAAGGCAATTATGTGCAGACCAAACGGGACAGTATCTGGACATTTTATAACTATCATACAGGAAATCTATCCTATAAAACCGGGTATCGTATGGGAATGCGCCAGGGAAAATCCCAGGCTTTTTATCCCGGAGGAAGCGTTGCAGAAGAAGTATCCTGGAACAACGACCTGAAAGATGGCCCATGGAAACAATATTTTGAAAGCGGGCAACTGAAGCTTTCAGCTACTTATAAAAAAGATATGTTGGAAGGAAGTTTTTTATTGTATTTTCCTGACGGGAAAAAACAAACCGATGGAAAATACCTCAATGGACGGCCTGACGGGAATTGGTTACGTTATAATGAAAATGGAAGTGTTGCAATAACAATTAAATACAAAAACGGAATCATTGCCAATTATGATGAATTGACAGAAGCGCAACAGGAGATCTTCAAGAAAATGGAAGAAACCAAGATCAAAGAACCTACCATTGAAGAAATGATGAGGGAGGCCCAAAAGGCAAACCGCTGA
- a CDS encoding YihY/virulence factor BrkB family protein: protein MNLIQKTQHIFNQVKHFITDEVWSVRLDDYPPGIARLLKYLRVILVSFRRFFEDKVQLRASGLTYYSLLALVPILAMGFGIAKGFGFDKDLEQRLIDNFKGQEEVLNWLISFVHSALDNVKGGVIAGVGMVVLFWSVMKVLGNIESSFNDIWQIKKHRSYVRKFTDYLSLMLVAPILIIAASSGTVYVATQISNISAQIELFNISPFLVFLMKLFPYVMVWLSFTLLYMIMPNTKVSFKSALIAGIVAGTAFQVVQWLYIDLQLFMSRNNAIYGSFAAIPLLLIWLQMSWLIVLLGAEISFANQNIDLYELENESLQISSYAHRAYNILLLQKIVQRFIDGKVPLTAQAIAARMKLPIRLVRMVMADLLSANLITEVHTDKEKIRAFMPAKDIQRYTIKYITESLDKSGNNRILHKPSEDMKKVLHIQERFLDVIQHVPENILIQDLPEYQIEKNEA from the coding sequence ATGAACCTAATTCAAAAAACACAGCATATATTTAACCAGGTAAAACACTTTATTACAGATGAAGTATGGAGTGTTCGCCTGGACGATTATCCTCCGGGTATTGCCCGGCTGCTGAAATATCTGCGTGTGATCCTGGTTTCTTTCCGGCGTTTTTTTGAGGACAAGGTACAGCTTCGTGCTTCGGGACTCACATACTATTCCTTATTGGCTCTGGTACCTATCCTAGCCATGGGGTTCGGTATCGCCAAAGGTTTCGGATTCGACAAAGACCTGGAACAAAGACTAATTGACAATTTCAAAGGACAGGAAGAAGTACTTAACTGGTTGATATCTTTTGTCCATTCAGCGCTTGATAATGTAAAAGGAGGTGTAATCGCCGGAGTTGGGATGGTCGTTTTATTCTGGTCGGTAATGAAAGTACTGGGAAATATTGAAAGTTCTTTCAATGATATCTGGCAGATCAAAAAACACCGCAGTTATGTCCGCAAATTCACCGATTATCTTTCTTTGATGCTTGTTGCTCCGATACTGATTATCGCAGCCAGTAGCGGAACCGTTTACGTAGCGACACAGATAAGCAATATCTCTGCCCAGATAGAACTGTTCAATATCAGCCCTTTTCTGGTTTTTCTAATGAAATTATTCCCATATGTGATGGTCTGGCTGTCGTTCACATTGCTATATATGATCATGCCCAATACCAAGGTCTCATTCAAATCGGCATTGATTGCAGGGATCGTTGCAGGAACTGCCTTTCAGGTTGTTCAATGGTTATATATTGACCTCCAATTATTTATGTCCAGAAACAATGCTATTTACGGAAGTTTTGCCGCCATACCATTATTGTTGATATGGTTGCAGATGAGTTGGTTGATTGTTCTCTTAGGGGCAGAAATATCATTCGCCAATCAGAACATAGATCTATACGAACTGGAAAATGAATCATTACAGATCAGTTCGTATGCGCACCGGGCATACAATATCTTATTGCTGCAGAAAATCGTTCAACGTTTTATTGACGGAAAAGTACCGTTAACGGCCCAGGCAATAGCAGCCAGGATGAAATTACCGATACGTCTTGTACGCATGGTCATGGCTGATTTATTGAGTGCGAACCTAATCACTGAAGTGCATACGGATAAGGAAAAAATACGTGCTTTCATGCCTGCAAAAGATATTCAGCGGTATACCATTAAATATATTACCGAATCACTGGATAAAAGCGGTAATAACCGTATTTTGCACAAGCCATCGGAAGATATGAAAAAAGTATTACATATCCAGGAACGGTTTCTGGATGTAATACAACATGTTCCTGAAAATATACTAATTCAAGATTTACCTGAATACCAGATAGAAAAAAATGAAGCATAG
- a CDS encoding UvrD-helicase domain-containing protein, translating into MYSASAGSGKTYTVSKEYIKLLLRGMDYHRHILAVTFTNKATEEMKTRIVRELYRMSRGEDSTYIRMLAGETGLSENEVPGIAREAMAHLLHDYAHFSVVTIDSFFQKVIRAFAREMGLYAAYNVELDQASVLDESIDLMMDSLDQNHFLKDWLVEWAKKKIEEGKSWNFKNDIHKLGQEIFSEEVKRINTGLLDDITDKNQLEPFRKKLEKTVDEYMEHLQSMGIHAMKMISEQGLTVDDFSQKEKGVAGYLKRVSEGLNPEAKTNVRKALDDVSGWYSKTSPLKHEIEQAYYNGLSDILEKIVSFQADNAQKLASAKAVLKQLNVLGILSDLIRYVKEYTRDQNLFLLSEASGFLRTIIADADAPFIYERVGNFYQHFMMDEFQDTSAIQWDNFRPLIDNSLSSGNDSWIVGDVKQSIYRWRNTDWKILSEQVEKDLIYHKISKETLNTNWRSVPEIIHFNNAFFRDVVQQLCQAFVLEEKEIPDNTFLEELLTDMLKAYSDSYQYLPENLPVDQQGYVRLSIVPNEKEDEESWREKVLNQLPGQIESLQDLGYRLSDIAILVRKNEEAQIIADTLLNYRQTHPDSTYRYDVLSNESLLVKNASSVKWLVAAIRFIINPEDSINKAFLQHEYQCYLHVRNSQVKDLTETPEDMLHQWRILPIYELVDLLVQDNGLFLDEIQAPFIQAFQDILLQYTRKETSDLHSFLDWWEENKHKRFVTMPDGQDAIRLITIHKSKGLEFEAVIIPFCEWPLAKDGKILWCHPEEPPFNDLKLLPLKFESSLRNTIFIKDYLREKMFSYIDNLNLLYVAFTRARKTLYIYTPHPQKECFSNISDLIYRTWMQPVSHQKSDKYYISLNEHWHADTLEFELGAQNPRIQKEFCYPEQTTYFRDKADHQWEYVPHITRNSSYFHLIGTNAQIDKGRLLHDIFRNIITVDDMRKILDTMITEGKLPEQERVHIIGVIHQALQDPVVKRWFSKDVSVKTEAEILFPDGTMARPDRVVFDRNHVQVIDYKFGETESSGYRTQIKRYIRYLEEMGYAPVEGFLWYVTLNKVEKVEY; encoded by the coding sequence ATATATAGCGCTTCTGCAGGTTCAGGGAAAACCTATACCGTCAGTAAAGAATATATCAAGTTGTTGCTCCGTGGTATGGATTACCATCGCCATATCCTGGCCGTTACGTTTACCAATAAGGCTACGGAGGAGATGAAGACCCGTATTGTCCGGGAGTTATACCGGATGAGTAGGGGAGAGGACAGTACATATATACGGATGCTGGCAGGAGAGACGGGATTATCTGAAAATGAGGTTCCCGGTATCGCCCGGGAAGCGATGGCCCATTTACTACATGATTATGCGCATTTTTCTGTAGTGACGATCGATAGTTTTTTCCAGAAGGTGATCAGGGCCTTTGCCCGGGAGATGGGGCTTTATGCCGCTTATAATGTGGAGTTGGACCAGGCATCCGTATTGGATGAATCCATCGACCTGATGATGGATAGCCTGGATCAAAACCATTTCCTGAAGGATTGGCTGGTAGAATGGGCAAAGAAAAAAATAGAAGAAGGGAAGTCCTGGAATTTCAAAAATGATATACATAAACTCGGGCAGGAGATCTTTAGTGAAGAAGTCAAGCGGATCAATACGGGTCTGCTGGATGATATTACAGATAAGAACCAGCTGGAGCCGTTCCGGAAAAAACTGGAAAAAACGGTGGATGAGTATATGGAACATTTACAGTCGATGGGCATACATGCCATGAAGATGATTTCGGAACAGGGATTGACCGTTGATGATTTTTCACAGAAAGAAAAAGGGGTGGCCGGATATCTTAAAAGGGTGTCCGAAGGATTGAACCCGGAAGCCAAAACAAATGTAAGGAAAGCGCTTGATGATGTTTCGGGATGGTATAGTAAAACATCGCCACTTAAACATGAGATTGAACAGGCATACTATAACGGATTATCAGACATTCTGGAAAAGATTGTCTCCTTTCAGGCAGATAATGCACAAAAGTTGGCCTCAGCAAAAGCCGTGTTGAAACAACTGAATGTATTGGGTATTTTATCAGATCTGATCCGTTATGTCAAAGAATATACCCGCGACCAGAATCTATTCCTGCTATCTGAAGCATCCGGATTCCTCAGGACCATTATTGCCGACGCTGATGCCCCTTTTATATATGAACGGGTGGGGAATTTCTACCAACATTTTATGATGGATGAATTTCAGGATACTTCAGCGATCCAATGGGATAACTTTCGTCCTTTGATCGATAATAGTCTTTCGTCCGGAAACGACAGCTGGATCGTGGGTGATGTGAAACAATCCATTTACCGTTGGAGAAACACCGACTGGAAAATCCTGTCCGAGCAGGTGGAAAAGGATTTGATATATCATAAAATATCAAAGGAGACACTAAATACCAACTGGCGGAGTGTTCCGGAAATCATTCATTTTAATAATGCTTTTTTCAGGGATGTTGTTCAACAACTCTGCCAAGCTTTTGTACTTGAGGAAAAAGAAATTCCTGATAATACATTTCTGGAGGAATTGCTTACGGATATGCTGAAAGCATATAGCGATTCATACCAGTATTTACCGGAAAATCTTCCGGTAGACCAGCAAGGATACGTCCGTCTGTCTATTGTCCCGAATGAAAAAGAGGATGAAGAAAGCTGGAGGGAAAAGGTATTGAACCAGCTTCCCGGACAAATAGAGTCGTTACAGGATTTAGGATATCGTTTATCCGATATTGCAATTCTGGTGCGTAAAAACGAAGAAGCGCAGATCATAGCGGATACTTTGTTGAATTACAGGCAAACCCACCCTGATTCAACCTACCGGTATGATGTTTTATCCAATGAATCTTTGTTGGTCAAAAATGCATCATCTGTTAAATGGCTGGTAGCAGCAATTCGTTTTATCATCAATCCCGAAGACAGTATCAATAAAGCTTTCCTGCAGCATGAATACCAATGTTACCTGCATGTCAGAAATTCTCAGGTAAAGGACCTGACCGAAACGCCCGAAGATATGTTGCATCAATGGCGGATTTTGCCCATATATGAGTTGGTCGATCTGCTGGTACAGGACAACGGGTTGTTTCTTGATGAGATACAGGCCCCTTTTATCCAGGCATTCCAGGATATTTTACTACAATATACCCGTAAAGAAACATCCGACCTGCATTCTTTCCTCGACTGGTGGGAAGAAAACAAACACAAACGATTCGTTACTATGCCTGATGGACAGGATGCTATCCGGTTGATTACCATCCATAAATCCAAGGGGCTGGAATTTGAGGCTGTTATTATTCCTTTCTGCGAGTGGCCTTTAGCCAAAGATGGGAAGATATTATGGTGTCATCCTGAGGAGCCTCCTTTCAATGATTTGAAGTTATTACCTTTAAAATTCGAATCTTCACTCCGGAATACGATCTTTATCAAAGATTACCTTAGGGAAAAGATGTTTTCATATATTGATAATCTGAATCTGTTGTATGTGGCTTTTACACGAGCCAGAAAAACATTATATATATATACGCCCCATCCACAGAAAGAATGTTTCTCGAATATCAGCGATCTAATCTATCGTACATGGATGCAGCCGGTTTCCCATCAAAAATCCGATAAATACTATATTTCTCTGAATGAACACTGGCATGCTGATACGCTGGAGTTTGAACTGGGAGCACAAAATCCACGGATACAGAAAGAATTCTGCTATCCCGAGCAAACCACTTATTTTCGTGATAAAGCAGACCATCAATGGGAGTATGTGCCGCATATAACACGTAATAGTAGTTATTTCCATCTGATTGGTACGAACGCTCAAATAGATAAGGGACGTTTACTGCATGATATTTTCCGTAACATCATTACTGTTGACGATATGAGGAAAATTCTGGATACCATGATCACTGAAGGAAAATTGCCTGAACAGGAAAGGGTACATATTATTGGTGTGATACATCAGGCGCTTCAGGATCCGGTGGTAAAAAGGTGGTTTTCCAAAGACGTGTCGGTAAAAACTGAAGCGGAGATATTGTTTCCAGATGGAACCATGGCTCGTCCCGACCGTGTCGTTTTTGATCGGAACCATGTCCAGGTAATTGATTACAAATTTGGGGAAACAGAGTCATCCGGTTACAGGACACAAATAAAAAGATATATTCGTTATCTGGAAGAAATGGGTTATGCTCCGGTGGAAGGATTTTTATGGTATGTTACCTTAAATAAGGTGGAAAAGGTAGAATATTAA
- the rpsF gene encoding 30S ribosomal protein S6 has protein sequence MLNHYETVFIATPVLSDAQMKETAQKFRSLIESEGGQIVSEEDWGLRKLAYPIQKKSTGFYYLIDFKAEGEFIQKLETEYRRDERIIRFLTFAMDKHAVEYSEKRRKKKKEQTAEKTKEE, from the coding sequence ATGTTAAATCATTACGAGACCGTTTTCATCGCAACTCCCGTTTTGTCTGACGCTCAGATGAAGGAAACGGCCCAAAAATTCAGGAGCCTCATTGAGAGCGAAGGAGGCCAGATTGTCAGTGAAGAGGACTGGGGCCTACGTAAATTGGCTTATCCGATTCAGAAAAAAAGTACAGGATTTTATTACCTCATTGATTTTAAGGCTGAAGGAGAATTTATCCAGAAGCTGGAAACCGAATACCGTCGTGATGAACGTATCATTCGTTTCCTTACTTTTGCAATGGACAAACACGCTGTAGAATACAGTGAAAAGAGAAGAAAAAAGAAAAAAGAACAAACAGCAGAAAAAACAAAGGAGGAATAG
- the rpsR gene encoding 30S ribosomal protein S18, giving the protein MAQNSSEIRYLTPVTVDVQRKKYCRFKKLGIKYIDYKDPEFLKRFLNEQGKILPRRITGTSLKYQRKVATAVKRARHLALLPYVTDLMK; this is encoded by the coding sequence ATGGCACAAAATTCATCAGAAATAAGATACCTGACCCCGGTAACGGTAGATGTACAAAGAAAAAAATATTGCCGTTTTAAAAAGTTAGGGATAAAATATATCGATTATAAAGATCCGGAATTCTTGAAAAGATTCCTGAACGAACAGGGAAAAATTTTACCGCGCAGAATTACCGGTACTTCCCTGAAATATCAAAGAAAAGTGGCAACAGCCGTTAAGCGTGCCCGCCATCTGGCACTGCTACCATATGTTACTGATTTGATGAAATAA
- the rplI gene encoding 50S ribosomal protein L9, producing MEIILKQDINNLGSKDDVVVVKDGYARNYLIPQGFAIIATASAKKMLAENIKQRAHKEAKIKAEAEKMAAKMEGLKLTIGAKTSSTGKIFGSVNTIQIAEALNEKGFEVDRKNILIKEDQVKEVGSYKAKVKLHKEVAVEIDFEVVSE from the coding sequence ATGGAAATCATATTAAAACAAGACATAAACAATCTGGGATCAAAAGATGACGTGGTAGTTGTAAAAGACGGATATGCACGTAATTATCTTATCCCGCAGGGCTTTGCAATTATTGCTACCGCATCTGCCAAAAAGATGTTGGCAGAGAACATCAAGCAAAGAGCCCATAAGGAAGCTAAAATTAAAGCTGAAGCTGAAAAAATGGCCGCAAAAATGGAAGGTTTGAAACTGACCATCGGAGCCAAGACCAGTTCTACCGGTAAGATATTCGGTTCGGTGAACACCATTCAAATTGCTGAGGCTTTGAACGAGAAGGGATTTGAGGTGGATCGCAAGAACATTCTGATCAAAGAAGATCAGGTGAAAGAAGTCGGTTCCTACAAAGCTAAAGTCAAGCTTCATAAAGAAGTAGCTGTAGAAATTGATTTTGAGGTCGTTTCCGAATAA
- a CDS encoding aspartate kinase codes for MLTVEKVGGTSMSKFHDVLRNVIIGKRKNDELYHRIFVVSAYNNVTNWLLEHKKSGQPGIYTKFYNNEEYETALDELCRKLIEINREFENIGLNQSEADQFIKKRIAHARHYLNSMAKVVASGYVNKDDIYLAAREILASLGEAHSAFNTVNILNNNGVNATFIDLCGFYDSDPLTIDGRIKKAFEGIDFSKTLCVATGYTKGTEGIMRAFDRGYSEVTFSKIAVEVKANEAIIHKEYHLSSADPNIVGEDKCVPVGHTSFIIADQLADIGMEAIHPKAAKPLEMNGINIRIKNTFEPEHEGTLFSKDYVSPTSRVEIVSGTDKVTGIEIYDPMMVGEVGFDMHIMEIFYRHGISYILKSTNANCITMVVWDTPKLNALVEELGTKYDEVVVKPVAMVCCMGTNIALPGMLGRAANALHEHCINVEAFSQSLRQVNMQFVIRREQYREAIIALNEALCLGPDIKSCKVK; via the coding sequence ATGTTAACTGTTGAAAAAGTAGGCGGCACTTCGATGTCGAAATTCCATGATGTATTGCGTAATGTCATCATCGGGAAAAGAAAAAATGACGAATTGTATCACCGTATTTTTGTGGTTTCGGCATACAACAATGTGACCAACTGGTTGTTGGAACACAAAAAATCAGGACAACCGGGCATTTATACCAAATTTTATAACAACGAGGAGTATGAAACCGCGTTGGATGAATTATGCAGAAAATTGATTGAAATCAACCGGGAATTCGAGAATATAGGGTTGAATCAATCTGAAGCAGACCAGTTCATCAAGAAAAGGATCGCCCATGCGCGTCATTATCTGAACAGTATGGCAAAGGTAGTTGCATCCGGATATGTCAATAAGGATGATATATATCTGGCGGCGAGGGAAATACTGGCATCGCTCGGTGAGGCCCATTCTGCTTTCAATACGGTAAATATCCTGAATAACAACGGAGTCAATGCCACCTTCATCGATTTGTGCGGATTTTATGATTCCGATCCGCTGACGATTGACGGACGGATCAAAAAAGCGTTCGAAGGAATTGATTTTTCAAAGACGCTTTGTGTCGCTACCGGGTACACCAAAGGAACCGAGGGAATTATGCGGGCCTTTGACCGGGGGTATTCCGAAGTCACTTTCAGTAAGATCGCCGTTGAGGTAAAAGCCAACGAAGCCATCATCCATAAGGAATACCATCTTTCAAGCGCTGATCCCAACATTGTAGGAGAAGACAAATGTGTCCCGGTGGGACATACCAGCTTTATCATAGCCGACCAGCTGGCTGATATAGGCATGGAGGCCATCCATCCGAAAGCGGCAAAGCCGTTGGAAATGAATGGTATCAATATCCGTATCAAAAACACTTTTGAGCCGGAACATGAAGGAACCCTTTTCTCGAAAGACTATGTCAGTCCTACATCCAGGGTGGAAATCGTTTCGGGAACCGATAAAGTAACCGGAATCGAGATCTATGATCCGATGATGGTCGGCGAAGTGGGTTTTGATATGCACATCATGGAGATATTTTACCGCCATGGTATCAGTTATATCCTGAAATCGACCAATGCCAACTGTATCACCATGGTAGTATGGGATACCCCGAAATTGAACGCTTTAGTGGAAGAACTGGGGACGAAATATGATGAGGTCGTAGTGAAACCGGTGGCCATGGTTTGCTGTATGGGTACCAATATTGCTTTACCCGGTATGTTGGGCCGGGCGGCAAATGCACTCCACGAACATTGTATCAATGTGGAAGCATTCAGCCAGTCACTCAGGCAGGTAAACATGCAGTTTGTGATCAGAAGGGAGCAGTACAGGGAAGCGATCATTGCTCTGAATGAGGCATTATGCCTGGGACCTGATATAAAAAGCTGTAAAGTAAAATAA